In the Malania oleifera isolate guangnan ecotype guangnan chromosome 1, ASM2987363v1, whole genome shotgun sequence genome, one interval contains:
- the LOC131161310 gene encoding uncharacterized protein LOC131161310: protein MEQCSYSSSSSSTYQLLQKTQEDTMKTNTTSSLSAVLHSVRKPLAKHWKKPAIAPPPPVPARVYKVEPKNFKDVVQKLTGAPKFQPQRRLQRTPPPPLDLIPTPPCPNNIIDTRVPPPQPLLSQPTPLISPVYRDLMSETLETKPWRHYSSEAGGCLMSGNGSGSPLGFGSLNSPSSYAWCFPLLSPGTLSILEQGTV from the coding sequence ATGGAGCAATGCAGCTACTCTTCCTCATCATCTTCAACCTATCAGCTGCTGCAGAAAACACAGGAAGACACTATGAAAACAAACACGACTTCCTCATTGTCAGCAGTACTGCACTCCGTCCGGAAACCCCTGGCGAAGCACTGGAAGAAACCTGCCATTGCGCCGCCGCCCCCGGTTCCGGCCAGAGTCTACAAGGTGGAACCCAAAAACTTCAAGGACGTGGTGCAGAAGCTCACCGGCGCACCTAAGTTCCAGCCCCAGCGGCGGTTACAACGCACGCCGCCTCCTCCCCTCGACCTGATTCCCACACCCCCATGCCCAAACAACATAATAGATACTCGAGTACCACCGCCGCAGCCCCTCCTCTCCCAGCCGACACCGTTAATTTCTCCGGTGTACCGGGATTTGATGTCGGAAACGCTGGAAACAAAGCCATGGAGGCACTACTCATCGGAAGCAGGAGGTTGTCTAATGAGTGGGAACGGGAGTGGGAGCCCTCTCGGTTTTGGGAGCCTGAATTCGCCATCTTCATATGCGTGGTGCTTCCCACTGTTGAGTCCGGGAACTCTGTCCATCTTGGAGCAAGGCACGGTTTAA
- the LOC131166927 gene encoding GTP-binding protein At2g22870 — MLLRNRLLSLQIAPLLSPLSSFPNASPFALYFPNPLYLSTRKSPNFIPSLSRHVSATSKSAKPPMSEAAKFVRTVLFVPPGVEPDDVTDDMVIPGSNIVLGPYAGHAQIKEVEFVKSSGRPKDCPKDQRPEFAILGRSNVGKSSLINALVRKKEVALTSKKPGKTQLINHFLVNKSWYLVDLPGYGFANAPDSARMDWSSFTKGYFLNRETLVGVLLLIDASVPPQKIDLDCANWLGRNNISMTFVFTKCDKMKGGKGKRPDENIKKFQELIRQNYRVHPPWIMTSSVTGLGRDELLLHMSQLRNYWDN; from the exons ATGCTACTGAGAAATCGGCTACTCAGTCTCCAAATTGCTCCTCTGTTATCACCGCTTTCTTCATTTCCGAATGCTTCGCCGTTCGCCCTCTACTTCCCAAACCCTCTCTATCTCTCGACCCGAAAAAGCCCTAATTTCATCCCTTCTTTGTCGCGCCATGTTTCTGCAACATCTAAGAGCGCGAAACCGCCAATGTCGGAGGCGGCCAAGTTCGTCCGGACCGTCCTCTTCGTGCCACCAGGAGTTGAGCCAGACGATGTCACCGACGACATGGTCATTCCGGGTTCGAACATCGTGCTCGGACCCTACGCGGGTCACGCCCAAATTAAAGAGGTGGAGTTCGTCAAGAGCAGCGGCCGGCCCAAGGACTGCCCTAAGGATCAGAGACCGGAGTTCGCCATCCTCGGCCGCTCCAATGTTGGCAAGTCTTCGCTTATTAATGCTCTCGTTCGTAAGAAAGAAGTTGCCCTCACTTCTAAGAAGCCAG GGAAGACTCAACTAATTAATCATTTCCTGGTAAACAAAAGTTGGTATCTTGTGGATTTGCCTGGATATGG GTTTGCTAATGCCCCAGATTCAGCTCGAATGGACTGGTCCTCATTCACAAAAGGATACTTTTTGAATAGAGAAACTCTAGTTGGTGTGCTACTTCTTATTGATGCTAGTGTTCCACCTCAAAAGATTGACCTTGACTGTGCTAATTGGCTTGGACGCAACAAT ATATCAATGACTTTTGTATTCACGAAGTGTGACAAAATGAAGGGAGGCAAAGGAAAGAGGCCTGATGAGAACATCAAGAAATTCCAAGAGCTGATCAGACAGAATTACCGAGTACATCCCCCCTGGATCATGACTAGCAGTGTCACTGGTCTGGGCAGGGATGAGCTTCTTCTGCATATGTCGCAGCTAAGGAATTACTGGGATAACTAG